Genomic window (Gemmatimonadota bacterium):
CTGCAGTAAAAAAGGATACGTGATCATCGGGCTTCCATACAGGTGCAAAGCCAATCCGCGCTTTGGGACCTTCATAGACAAAACCCTGGCAAGCGAGCAATAACGACCACACACTCATCGCCCGTGCATAAAATTTGCCGCACTCATCGTCGCCAAATGGATTCCCGCTATATCCCCACGACGCCGTATTCATCTCCGTCAACTGATCGCGCAACCTGCCATCGTAGCGATCGTAAACAGCGCGAGCAACCATCAGACCTTCCCTGAGCATTCCAAACTGAACCATCGTTGCAGCAGCGCCATACTCAAAACCCGTCATCGCCTCGTCGCCGTATTTCGTACTGCGAAATGGCTGAGGACCCTTTGGCCAAGAAATCATCTTCATGGCCGCATCGTCGTTATCGACAAATTTTCTCGGCCTCTGTGTCGTCGTCCGAAAATGCTGCTTGAAATTGTACTGCAAAAGTGACCGCAGCGCAGAACGAATATTTGTCCGGGGATAGTGACCCGACAAATTCACCTGCGGTGCCCACCACTCACCCAGCACCTGATCGATATGGCAACCATCTCCGTAGTCTTCATGGGCATCCTCATCGGGACTCTGCACATAGTACTCGCCATTCCAGAGAGTCTGGTTCTGATTTCGCGTTCCCTTTTCGCGCAACCTGCGATATCGGTCGACGGACTGTGCATCATCTTCCAATACAGCCATCTCTTCACACGCCGCAAGAGCTGACAAATAAAGCGTCCCCATCCACGATGTTGATCCCGACAGTTCACCATCGAGCGTATTGTGTTGCGAACCCGATAACAAGCCATCTTCATCTGAATCCCATCGCGCAATCACAAAATCCATCGCCTTCTGCGCACTGGGCCAATGCGCGTGCAACCACTGTTGATCCGAGCTACACTGATACTCGCGATACGTACTCAAAATATCGCCGAGCATCCCATCAATTGCCGGGCCTTGTATTTCAAAATGACGATCGCTGTGGCGAAAAGGCAATCCCCCATCTTCCCGCTGCAATGCAAATGTCTGCTCGCGCATTCTCCGCGCGATCTCGGGAAAAAGACGCGCATGCGCCTGGGCATAGTGCCACACATGACTGCAATTCCCCAGGCAACAACCCGAAGTTGGTGCGCAACCTTCATTGGCTCCAAAATACCCATCTTTTGCCCAAAAACACGTCCTGCTTCTCAATACGGCAACCTGTGAACTTATTCGGTCCAGCAACCAGTGTGGGAGATTAGACGCATAGAGCGTATCGTGAAAGCACCGCGTCTGTTGTGTCAAATCACCGAGATTAGCCTTGAGATACGCATAAACATCCAGCGCGTCAGTCCACCAATTTGAATATATATTGCCGTGTTTCACCCATATACGCGAACCATGGTTGGTGTTGGGGAAATACCAGGTGAGAACAAAGGTAATAGTGCGTTTTTCCCCTGGTCGAAGCACAAATGGCGTAGCCAGCGCGCAATCGACCGTTTCGCCAGTAGCCGACGGCCCCGCTGATTCGACATATTCCAGATCACCATCTCTTGAAAACGCTTCATACAAATCGCGCAAGCCGGTCCAGGAAGCTGTCGCACAGGCATTTACCACCTGTGCCGACAGCACCATATCTTCATCCGTTGCCGACAGGTGCGTCATATGAATCGAAGTCGCATCATCCTCTCGAATCACCCGGTTGACATTCCCGCCATAACCCCCATTGGGGCTATCTCCCGCGATGCCAATCGCGTTTTGTTGCGTAGCCAGAAAACTGACTTCTACAGGGGAATCGCCCTCATTACTCGCCGTCAGATTAAAAATCCCACACGGGATACTCGAGGATTTCACATCGAGGGGAATCAGCGGGTTAAAAACCTCCATTTCGACCCGAAGGGGAAAAGCGGCATCAGCGAACTCAAACCATCCAAACGGGTATTCCCCCCTGAATCTTAGACGATCCATCGCGGGAAATACGCCAACATCCGAAGTCTGCAACGCCTTGACCATAGGCTCTTTTCCCTGAGATCTCGCCCACACGGCAAAAAAGCTATTGGGCACTTCAACATGCTCAAAATTGTTGAATATTTGCCATACTGATCGCTCTGCCTTGCCATTCACCTGAATCAAACCCGCACCAATCCCTCCCACCGGCAGAGAAATCGCATCCAGATATTGCCCCTCATAGACTTTTGTATCGCCGGGATCGAGCAGAGTGGGATCATTTAGGCGCGCTTTAAGCGCCTCTGCCGCTACCTCTTTTTCTTCATCCTCCCGTTGTTCTCGATCATGCACCATCCGCTTTCTGAGCGTCTCTCGACCAGCCGCATCAACGTGTTGCGCGATATCCAATGGCGTCAGAGCCACATTGTATATGGCCACCTCATCTATCGCACAATTTACAGCCCGATCCTCACCATTTTCGCTGGACGCGCCAATCTGTATCGGACAAGCTTGCCGCAGCAGACCAAACGCCAGAGACCCCATATCCAGAAAGCATTCGACGCCATCGATATAAGCGCGAAATTCCTGTCGCGGCTTGCTCGTAGCCAAAAAATGATACCAATGCCCCACTTTTATAGATCCATCAGGCGGGAAAATCAGCGTATTTGTCGTGCCGTTGAGAAATCGAAGCGCATTCAAATCTCGCGTCACATGAAACGCAAATCGCGTCTGTTCACCGTGGGATAGCTGATGCGAAATAAGACAGGGTTCGTAGTCCAACGGCTCATCGGAAATAACTTGAAAAAAGAATTCAACAGATGCGTCGCCCGCTGGATTTTCATCCAAATGTGGCACAATTCCCAAAGCCACATACGAATCCTCTCTACCGGCATCTGCGTTCTGGGTATCTCCCACTCGCCAATAAGCCAAAAGCCCCGACTCATTGCGAACAGTCTGCGAATAAGCCAGAGCCGCAGCTTTTAATGCAGATCCCACACCCAATCTAAAGGGCAACGAAGCGATTGTCGGCGCGTTTTCTTTATTTACAGGTGTCATCCCTTTTCTCCATTATGACCGTCTATGCCGCGCACGGTCGGCGCGCATAACTTTCTCAAGTGTCCCGTCTTCAAAACCCACCCAGGGTATAAGGCTATCGGTCATATCCGTGCCATCTGGAGCAATCAGCCCCAAATCTCGCTTGGCACGCAGAGCCGTCGCCTTTGGATCGACTATGGAACGCAGTTCTTCTTCGAATGCCTTGAGCCTATCGGCCTGTTCAATATCCGATGCGAGATCGCGCTCTTCCTTCGGGTCTTCCTTCACATTGAATAACGAGGGCGGATGAAATTCATACCAGGTGTATTTGTAATCGCCCCGCACAATCATATAATACGCGCCTCGAAGTTGCGGACCATGCCATTCTGCAAAAACGCGCTCAGACCGTTCGTGTGGTTCCCCCCTCACAAGTGGCAACCAGCTTGCGCCGGGCAGACCTGGTTCGGAATCTACCCCCGCCATGTCCAAAATGGTGGGATAGAGATCGATTAGAGAAACGGGCGTATCGGTATTGACCTCTCCCTCAGGAATACCCGGTCCTGTGATCACAAGAGGAACCCCAATCGCCCCTTCATAAGAACAGTGCTTAAAAAAAAGCCCGTGTTCGCCCATGGATTCACCATGATCCGATGTGTAGATGATATACGTGTTTTCATAAAGACCCTGGTCCTGCAACTCATCGAGAATCTCCCCGATCATATCATCCATACAGGTGATCATACCGCAATAAGCGGCAATCGTCCGGCGCAGCATATCCTCTGTCACGTCCCCAAATACATTGGAGGCTTGCCACTCCTGCATCGCGGGATGAATATCGAGATTTGGGAACTGTGCATCGTGAGGCATCAAAATGCGATCGGGATAGTACATATCGAAATATTTCTGAGGTACGCGATACGGCCAGTGAGGATACAGATAGCCGACATAAAGCACCCAGGGGGAATCCGATTTATCCTGCCCCTTTTCCCGCAAATACGCCAGCGTCTTATCCGTCACCTCGCGGTCGTGACCATAGAATCCCAACTCCTGCCGATCATCAATTTTAGCGACATCTCCCCCACCCGCTTCGAGCAAAAATCTCCGACTGGCTGGCCGCGTATATCCCGGAAGGCGCGTGACAAAAGGTAACTCTCTCGGATACGGGTCCCATGCCGTTCGGTGAAGGGGTTCGTCAAAATGCGTAAATCCCGGGTTGTGATCGTCAACAGTGCCCGCAGAGTCAATTTTGCCGATACAAGTCGATTCAATACCATTCTGATCCAACCGCGCTGCCCAGGTCTTTTGTTTTTCTTCTTCGGGCAGAGGCACGCCATTCGACCAGCTATCAATCTGGTGAACGTACTTCCCCGTCATAAAACTCATGCGACTGGGACCGCACACCGCACAATTGGCATACGCCCGCGTAAAGTGTGTACCTTCACCTGCGAGGCGATCCAGATTGGGCGTCTCGATAAATGGGTACTGCCGATATCCCACCATTGCTGGATGATGCTGATCGCTGCATATAATCAGAATATTGGGACGCTGACCCGGTATTTGTTGAGAGTGCCTCATCTTAGTTGCCTTGCCCGATAATCCTCAGATGAAATCCACGTCAAATCACCCCAGTAATCGGTATCATTCGCCTGATTCTCACCAGGAGTCGTACGCCCATTGCACACAATGCTTGTAATTTTATCAGTCAGGTCTGCTACAATCTCAGGGTGATCGCCAATCGCGTTTTTTGTCTCGCCGGGATCATTCGCGAGATTGTAAAGCTCCAGCGGCTCATCCCTGTGCGCCATAACCAGCTTCCACATGCCTTCTGTAATCGCAAACCGGCCCCCAGCACCGTGGTTAATCAAAGGCAATCGTTCATGGAGTGTGTCAGAATCACTGAGTATCTTCGCAAAACTCTGGCTATCTTCGCCCGCATCAGCAGGCAACTCGGCCCCTACAACCTCAGCAAAAGTTGTCATCAAATCGACCAGACCTACCAGATCATCACATTTGCGCCCGGGCTTCTGAATGCCTTTGGGCCACCGCATAAAAAACGGCACGCGATGTCCACCTTCGTAAATATCCCTTTTGCCTCCGCGATAAATCCCATTGCTATGATGACCAAATTCGCCAATCCGTCCACGCCACGAATTCTCAGGACCATTATCACTGGTATATACAACAATAGTATTATCATCCAATCCCGACTGTTCCAGATAATCCAGCACCCGCCCTACATGGTAATCCGTCTCAATCATAAACTCACCATAGCCACCACAATCGCCCAGATTCCAAAATTCCTCACGAGGACATACGGGATAGTGCGGCGATGTAAATGGCAGGTACAAAAAAAACGGCTTACCACTTTTGGCACTTGTTTCTTTGCCCTGCATCCATGCAATCGCCTTATCGGTAAACCGCGTCAAACACTCATTATCTATAAAATCAGGCGCAACCTCCATCCCCATTGTGCCTAATGCTTCAAGAGTTTCTTCTGGCGTATTCTCATACGGTGGCATGATGCGATAATCCACATGCCGGTTATTGGGTTTTTTAGCCGTATAAACTGTCGGCGGTACTCTGGCATATCGCCCTTCAAACCAGGCGAGAATTCCATAATTGAGCGAAGCGGGTATGCCGTAGAAATAATCAAATCCCTTATCCAACGGCATATCGGTAACAGGCTGACTCCAATCGCGATTGCCCACCTCGCCAGGAAAATTCATACCCAGATGCCACTTGCCTACCATTGCCGTATCATATCCAACTGCCCCAAACATTGAAGCCAGCGTCATACGTTCGTCTGTAATCAGACACGGCACCTCGGCGGGAAAAACGCCCTGTTTCTTCAACGTCCGCCAGGAATAGCGTCCAGTCAGCAATCCATAACGCGAAGGTGTGCAAACCGTATCTGAGCAATGCCCATTGGTAAAAGCGATCCCTTCTGCTGATAGCCGATCCAGATTTGGCGTTGGAAACTTCGCATCTGGATTCAGGCAACTCGCGTCGCCATATCCCTGATCATCTGTAAAAATTACGATCACATTGGGCTTCTCTGCCATACAAAGAGTCCTTTCTCAAGAGCTACCAGGGCACTACCGTGCCATTATTCTGAAAGAATCCACCACTATCCTCCATGGTCAGCTTATCCAGCGTGCTGGTCATCAGTCCAACGGATTCCTCTACGGAAATCGTACCGTTCGGATTCATGCCTGTAAGTACAGCCCCCGGTGTGATAGCAACCACGACAATATTTCGGTCAGCGAGTCTGGCTGACAATCGCCTGGCAAGCATATTGACCCCTGCTTTGGCAATGGCATAAGCATCCATTTCGTTTTGGCGATTGGCGCGCGCAATACTGCCCACACCAGAAGAGGTCAGCACCAGCTTTGCCCCGTCGTTCAGCAGTGGCGTAACCATTTGTGCAAACAAAGCAGAACCAATGGTATGCACCTCGAAAGTAATCGCAAAACTCTCCGTGTTCCACTCGCCAAAAGGTTTGCCACTACCCGAGCCAGCATTATTGATGGCAATGTCAATACGCACCCCTTGCTGAGCCAGGGATTCCCCCAAACGGTAGAAATGTTCTTCATTCGACATATCCAACTGCTCAATCAACAGCTTATTCCCGTATTCTTCTTTCAGCGCAATCAGATCTGTTGCCTCCGCTGGTGTCCGGCAAGTGGCCACGACAGAATCACCTGCATTAAGATAATGCTTTACCCACCCAAGCCCGATTCCTCGATTCGAGCCAGTTACAATCACAGTCTGTCCTGTCGCATCTTTAGTTTTCATGGAAATCCCTTCATTTCTAAAAGTGTATAGTGAATTTAGCCACCCAGAATCATATCTGCGGCTTTCTCCCCAATCATCATGCACGGCGCGTTGGTATTTGCATTGATAATGAATGGCATAATCGAAGCATCTGCTACGCGCAACCCCTCAATTCCATATACCCGAAGCCGATTGTTCACCACAGCCATATCATCTTTGCCCATCTTACACGTACCCACCGGATGATAAATAGTCGTTGAATAATTGCGAATAAAGTCAATCAGCGCTTGATTATCCTGCACATCATCCCCCGGCAAAAACTCTTGCCCGCGATATCGGTCAAAAGCTTGTGCATGTGCAATCTTGCGCGCCAGTTTAACACCTTCCAGCATCACGCGCACATCGGCCTCCTCAACCAGGCATTGAGGATCGATCAATGGTGCATCAAACGGATCTGCCGAACGCAGCTTAAGGTCTCCTACACTTTTTGTCCCCACCAGCCCCGGTAGAATTGTGAATCCATGCCCTTCCATCTCTTGAGACCCGTGCAAAACAAACCAATCAGGTCCAAAATGAAATTGCAATTCCGGCGCAGACGCATCGGCAGACAATTTCACAAACCCACCCGCTTCCCCCAAATTGGAAGTGAGCAATCCCATTCTTTCGTTTTGATATCTGATCGCTTGCTCAGGATTATCTTTGCCAGCCTGCGCAATCTCCTCAGTACAGGCATACGCAATCCCTACCTGAACATGCTCCATCAAATTTTGCCCCACACCCGGCAATGCCTTAACAACCGGAATACCCAGCGCATTGAGATGTTCTGGCGGACCAATGCCCGACAGCATCAGCAACTGAGGTGAATTGATTGCCCCGCCACAAAGTACCACTTCTCTACCAGCCCCAACCTCATGCGCCTTCCCTTCGTGCGTATAATGAACACCAACACACCTGTTACGATCTAATTCAAGGTGTGTAACGTGGGCGTATGGAATCGCGGTAAAGTTGTCTCGTTCCAACGCCGGATGCAAATACCCCACCGCTGCGCTGCACCTCTGGCCTTCCTTCTGTGTGACCTGATACAGGCCAAACCCCTCCTGATTCCCGTCATTAAAATCTCGATTCAGCCGGAACCCCACCTGCTGAGCCGCTTCGACAAACGCCACACTCAATGGATTTGGATCCCGAGGATCTGACACATGAATCGGACCTTCTATCCCGTGATGTTCAGAGCCTCCCCGCATCTGGTGCTGCATCTTCCTGAAATAGGGCAACACATCGACATACGCCCAGCCATCATTCCCCATCGCAGCCCACTGATCGTAATCGCTCGGATGACCTCGCTGATAGACCATCGCATTGATAGAACTCGAACCGCCGTACATTTTGCCGCGCGGCACGTAATCCCGCCGCCCATTAAATCCGGCTTGCGGTGTGGTTTCATAATCCCAATCTTTATCTGTATGAAACAGGTCTGGAAATCGCGCAGGAATGTGAATTGCATCCCGATCATCCGGACCACCCGCTTCCAACAATAAAACGCGATACTGCCCACTTTCACTCAAACGACCCGCAACAGCACACCCTGCCGACCCTGCGCCAATAATGATGTAGTCGTAATTCATATCGCTCTCCAGGTGCATCCACAATGAAATACGTTCATATATTCATAACGTAAGACTGGCCCTGTGCTCTCATCGCTTCTTCGTCTTCAGAGAGAATACCACATTCAGATGACCACGCTTCGATATTTTTCCGGGTCGTTTTCTCAAACCACCTTTTTCTAAATGGAAGTTCTGCCTCTTTCATCCAGCCTTCTAATAAAGGGTGAAGCTCTGTACGAATGGCTTCAAAATTTTCATTAAAAAACAAATTATCCAACTGAAACGGATCTTTGTTTCGATCGTACAGCCAACCGCCTGGCTCGTCCCAATCTGTCCAATTCGGTTTTCCCCCCAGGCGCGTTTTCCCCTTGACACTATACACCCAGTCCTTTGTCACAACGGTTCGATGTACAGGACAAGGACTCGAGATTGAATTCATATTGGAAAAATGAAATAAAAATACA
Coding sequences:
- a CDS encoding GH116 family glycosyl-hydrolase produces the protein MTPVNKENAPTIASLPFRLGVGSALKAAALAYSQTVRNESGLLAYWRVGDTQNADAGREDSYVALGIVPHLDENPAGDASVEFFFQVISDEPLDYEPCLISHQLSHGEQTRFAFHVTRDLNALRFLNGTTNTLIFPPDGSIKVGHWYHFLATSKPRQEFRAYIDGVECFLDMGSLAFGLLRQACPIQIGASSENGEDRAVNCAIDEVAIYNVALTPLDIAQHVDAAGRETLRKRMVHDREQREDEEKEVAAEALKARLNDPTLLDPGDTKVYEGQYLDAISLPVGGIGAGLIQVNGKAERSVWQIFNNFEHVEVPNSFFAVWARSQGKEPMVKALQTSDVGVFPAMDRLRFRGEYPFGWFEFADAAFPLRVEMEVFNPLIPLDVKSSSIPCGIFNLTASNEGDSPVEVSFLATQQNAIGIAGDSPNGGYGGNVNRVIREDDATSIHMTHLSATDEDMVLSAQVVNACATASWTGLRDLYEAFSRDGDLEYVESAGPSATGETVDCALATPFVLRPGEKRTITFVLTWYFPNTNHGSRIWVKHGNIYSNWWTDALDVYAYLKANLGDLTQQTRCFHDTLYASNLPHWLLDRISSQVAVLRSRTCFWAKDGYFGANEGCAPTSGCCLGNCSHVWHYAQAHARLFPEIARRMREQTFALQREDGGLPFRHSDRHFEIQGPAIDGMLGDILSTYREYQCSSDQQWLHAHWPSAQKAMDFVIARWDSDEDGLLSGSQHNTLDGELSGSTSWMGTLYLSALAACEEMAVLEDDAQSVDRYRRLREKGTRNQNQTLWNGEYYVQSPDEDAHEDYGDGCHIDQVLGEWWAPQVNLSGHYPRTNIRSALRSLLQYNFKQHFRTTTQRPRKFVDNDDAAMKMISWPKGPQPFRSTKYGDEAMTGFEYGAAATMVQFGMLREGLMVARAVYDRYDGRLRDQLTEMNTASWGYSGNPFGDDECGKFYARAMSVWSLLLACQGFVYEGPKARIGFAPVWKPDDHVSFFTAAEGWGLFRQRRDVHMQVMELSVEWGRLPIRIFEFELPEGRRVQSVVASVGREVVSTTASFSDDKVSLTIEEEVVLTAGDKMAVEVSVNR
- a CDS encoding sulfatase-like hydrolase/transferase; translated protein: MRHSQQIPGQRPNILIICSDQHHPAMVGYRQYPFIETPNLDRLAGEGTHFTRAYANCAVCGPSRMSFMTGKYVHQIDSWSNGVPLPEEEKQKTWAARLDQNGIESTCIGKIDSAGTVDDHNPGFTHFDEPLHRTAWDPYPRELPFVTRLPGYTRPASRRFLLEAGGGDVAKIDDRQELGFYGHDREVTDKTLAYLREKGQDKSDSPWVLYVGYLYPHWPYRVPQKYFDMYYPDRILMPHDAQFPNLDIHPAMQEWQASNVFGDVTEDMLRRTIAAYCGMITCMDDMIGEILDELQDQGLYENTYIIYTSDHGESMGEHGLFFKHCSYEGAIGVPLVITGPGIPEGEVNTDTPVSLIDLYPTILDMAGVDSEPGLPGASWLPLVRGEPHERSERVFAEWHGPQLRGAYYMIVRGDYKYTWYEFHPPSLFNVKEDPKEERDLASDIEQADRLKAFEEELRSIVDPKATALRAKRDLGLIAPDGTDMTDSLIPWVGFEDGTLEKVMRADRARHRRS
- a CDS encoding arylsulfatase, with the protein product MAEKPNVIVIFTDDQGYGDASCLNPDAKFPTPNLDRLSAEGIAFTNGHCSDTVCTPSRYGLLTGRYSWRTLKKQGVFPAEVPCLITDERMTLASMFGAVGYDTAMVGKWHLGMNFPGEVGNRDWSQPVTDMPLDKGFDYFYGIPASLNYGILAWFEGRYARVPPTVYTAKKPNNRHVDYRIMPPYENTPEETLEALGTMGMEVAPDFIDNECLTRFTDKAIAWMQGKETSAKSGKPFFLYLPFTSPHYPVCPREEFWNLGDCGGYGEFMIETDYHVGRVLDYLEQSGLDDNTIVVYTSDNGPENSWRGRIGEFGHHSNGIYRGGKRDIYEGGHRVPFFMRWPKGIQKPGRKCDDLVGLVDLMTTFAEVVGAELPADAGEDSQSFAKILSDSDTLHERLPLINHGAGGRFAITEGMWKLVMAHRDEPLELYNLANDPGETKNAIGDHPEIVADLTDKITSIVCNGRTTPGENQANDTDYWGDLTWISSEDYRARQLR
- a CDS encoding SDR family NAD(P)-dependent oxidoreductase, translated to MKTKDATGQTVIVTGSNRGIGLGWVKHYLNAGDSVVATCRTPAEATDLIALKEEYGNKLLIEQLDMSNEEHFYRLGESLAQQGVRIDIAINNAGSGSGKPFGEWNTESFAITFEVHTIGSALFAQMVTPLLNDGAKLVLTSSGVGSIARANRQNEMDAYAIAKAGVNMLARRLSARLADRNIVVVAITPGAVLTGMNPNGTISVEESVGLMTSTLDKLTMEDSGGFFQNNGTVVPW
- a CDS encoding GMC family oxidoreductase N-terminal domain-containing protein, whose amino-acid sequence is MNYDYIIIGAGSAGCAVAGRLSESGQYRVLLLEAGGPDDRDAIHIPARFPDLFHTDKDWDYETTPQAGFNGRRDYVPRGKMYGGSSSINAMVYQRGHPSDYDQWAAMGNDGWAYVDVLPYFRKMQHQMRGGSEHHGIEGPIHVSDPRDPNPLSVAFVEAAQQVGFRLNRDFNDGNQEGFGLYQVTQKEGQRCSAAVGYLHPALERDNFTAIPYAHVTHLELDRNRCVGVHYTHEGKAHEVGAGREVVLCGGAINSPQLLMLSGIGPPEHLNALGIPVVKALPGVGQNLMEHVQVGIAYACTEEIAQAGKDNPEQAIRYQNERMGLLTSNLGEAGGFVKLSADASAPELQFHFGPDWFVLHGSQEMEGHGFTILPGLVGTKSVGDLKLRSADPFDAPLIDPQCLVEEADVRVMLEGVKLARKIAHAQAFDRYRGQEFLPGDDVQDNQALIDFIRNYSTTIYHPVGTCKMGKDDMAVVNNRLRVYGIEGLRVADASIMPFIINANTNAPCMMIGEKAADMILGG